The DNA region CTGGGGGAAAAGGGCCCGAGGATTTCATCTAATCTCCCAAGGGATGACGGGACCCAGAAAGAAGAGACAGTCTAGAGCAAGATCTGGCCTAGTAGCTTGCCCGCTTAAAACACTGCCAGATTTGCCGTGACAGAAGGCCCCCACGGCCTACTTCACTGACCCAAGGCTAAAAATTATCACCCCGCCTACCCTTCCCTCCCTCACTGCACCCGGCCTGCTGCCGGTAGCTCCACTCGGAGCCCTCCCAGAGGCTTCAGAGAAATCCTGGCCCAGCTGGGCTCACAGGAGCTCTGCCTGCCAGACAGCTAAACCTGAGGCCCTGGGGTTGGCAGAGGCCTGAGGGCCTTGCTGCTCGATAGgcagtgggggatgggggggtagGAAGGAGGCAGGAATGGTGGGCtccaggaggtgggggggggcgACTAGGCCACTGAGAGCTGGAGGGGACAGCTCTCTCTGGGTAGCTGAGCTTACAGGCCAGGATTCTGGATTTGTTTCATTAAGGGGAGGGTTCCTGGGATGGGTCTAATAGTACATGGCACTGCAACTTGCACTACTGTAGGAACGGGCCAACCCCCACTCCAAAACCACCCCAGTTGCCCTTTCTCTCAACTTGACTCATCCAGGAGAAACCAGGGTCTGGAGCCCTGGGGAAGAGGGGACCACTGAGCATGGCTGGCTCTGTAAACCAAGCAAACGGAATCCCCAAATTGTATAGGATGTCCCTCTCCTGCATTcattccagagtgacctctctccTCACGCTTCTCTTCCCGTTGATACACCTGCGTAATGAAGCATTAAAAACCCCTGGAAATAACGACTCCCCCAAGCTCCCACCCAATCCTTCTATCTGGTCCCATTCTGTTTTGGGTGCTGAGGAATATTTCTTCAAATTCCAGAGCCATCCACCCTCCGCCCAGTGGCTGAACCCAGAGAAGAATAGAGAAGAATGCCTGTTGGTGGGTTTTTCAGGTTAATGATACGGAGAAAGCTCAGGCTGCCAGAACAAAAAGGAGAGCCTTTTAAACGCGGCGCGGCCCCTTTAAAAAGCtgagcaggattttttttttttttttttttttttttttttagccctgTGACTATATTAGGTACACAAAACTGCTCATCGCGCCTGTCATCGCGGCCCCCGGCCCAATGGCAAGCTGAGCCCCCCCTCCTCCGGCCTGGTCCCGCCTCTCCTGCCCCTTGTGTTCGGCGCTACCTGCTGTCTGGCCACATCCCGAGCAAGAAGGCGGGTGCGCGGGCGGGCGGCAGGCATCATGCAGCGAGGTTGCCAGGGGCCGTGGGCAGCGGCGCTCTCTGCCGCCCACCTGGCGCTGTGAGACGGGCGCTGCCACCATGTTCCCCAGCCCCGCGCTCACGCCTACGCCGTTCTCTGTCAAAGACATACTGAACCTGGAGCAGCAGCAGCGCAGCCTGGCCGCCGGGGAGCTCTCGGCTCGCCTGGAGGCCACCCTGGCGCCCGCCTCCTGCATGCTGGCGGCCTTCAAACCCGAGGTCTACACTGGGCCCGAGGCGGCGGCGCCCGGCCTCCCAGAGCTGCGAGCAGAGCTGGGCCCCGCGCCCTCGCCCGCCAAGTGCGCGCCGGCCTTTCCCGCCGCCCCCGCCTTCTACTCGCGCGCCTATGGCGACCCGGAGCCGGCCAAGGACCCTCGAGCCGATAAGAAAGGTGAGGAGGACACACtggcccctctcccctcccttcctgcgGGCAAAGGACACCCAGGTTGCTTTTGCCCCCAAAACCAGCCGCCAAGAAACTCAGGCCCGGGAGGAGCAGAAGCGCGCCGTTGGGCCAATAGTCGGGCGCAGGGGGTTCGGAGTATTAGAAACGAGGTTGTTTGGAGGGCCCCGGCGCCCCGCATCCAATCTGAGGTTTGGAGGAAATGCCGTTTTGAGAGGATCAGAAACGAGAGACCAAAAAAAAGTTCGGCCTAACAAAGCCGCAGGCGGCGGCGGCCCTGCTCCTAGATCTGTTACGAAGTTGAGCGATGTTTGTTGTAGACAGAacagagagagcgagagaggtAAATATTCTCGACATCAGGGGTTTTTGAAACACTTTCGGATTTACGTGTCTTTTTGAGGATCTGGCGAAAACCGCTAAACAAATTAAAACTCCGCACTCCAGACACACTTTTGCGCACAATTTGGGGAGGGTTCCGCACCATCTGTAGGCCCGGTTCTGGGGCCTTTCCTTCTTTATGCCAGGAGAGTGGAGTCTTTGGGATTAAGGGCATTGATTTAAAATGTGGAATCTGCGGACTCTCGGGAGTCTAACATAACGGCTTTATTTTTCCAACACGGTTTCCCTGCGCTGCGAGGACCGAGAGGTTCTCTCGCGGGAAACTTTAGAAAATGCCGCGCGACTGAAGACGCGGGGTAGTGGAGAAGACGCCGGGGAAGGTGGCCGGATCCGCGTCCAGGGTTGGGGAGAGAGGCAGGCCCGATCGCGGAAAACCGGTCAATGAGGAGACTCTAGACCAAGGCGGGATCACCGCGAGCCCCGGGGAGGCGGGGGTTACTGGGTGAACGGCCGCTGTGAGCCAGGATGGGTTTGTAGGTTTATCTAGGAGCAGAGAGGAGGCTCGGGGGCAGCTGCGGAAGGGCACGGCGGTTATAACTGATTTCTACTAATTGAAACCAGCTCGAGCATGCAGGCAGTGCAGATTCCGAGGCCGCCTGCCCGGATGCGGCTCTTTGGGCGCTCCGCAAAACCTAATGCAATGAGTCGGAGCTTTCAGTCACCAAACCAACTCTTTTTCGCTTTCTGTTTCTTCGGTTCCTTAACTTTGAGACTATGCGGCAGCCCCTATGATGAGGTCTTGGTCTCCTTCCACTTAACTTCTCAAACCAAAGTAGCCCCAATCATTCATCCCAGCGCATCGAGTGACTTTATGTTCTTTGCAGCTTGAAATCTTAGTTACTGTCTGGTCTCCCTCACTCGCAAGTGAACTGCGCAAGGGCAGGGGTCTCTCTTATCTTGTACTCTGGGGCCGAGAGccgtgcctggcacatagtaggcgtTCAGTAAATGCTAGCTGACTATGAGCGAAAGCCGAGCCGACCGTGGCGCTCAGTGCACTTGTCAGAGTGAATCGTAGCCAAACTGGGCGCAACAGGCAGGATGCGGTGCACCCGCGAGGGCCCATTACTCCCGGCAGGCGTTCTGCAGACCCGGCCGCTCTGACCGAGCGTCTCTGCCTCTCTGTCCCTCCTCAGAGCTGTGCGCGCTGCAGAAGACGGTGGAACTGGAGAAGCCCGACGCCGACAGCGCGGAGCGGCCCCGGGCACGACGGCGGAGGAAGCCGCGCGTACTCTTCTCGCAGGCTCAGGTGTACGAGTTGGAGCGGCGCTTTAAGCAGCAGCGATACCTGTCGGCTCCCGAGCGCGACCAGCTGGCCAGCGTGCTGAAGCTCACGTCTACACAGGTCAAGATCTGGTTCCAGAACCGGCGCTACAAGTGCAAACGGCAGCGGCAGGACCAGACTCTGGAGCTAGTGGGGCTACCCCCACCGCCGCCACCACCGGCCCGCAGGATCGCGGTGCCAGTGCTGGTGCGCGACGGCAAGCCATGCCTAGGGGACTCGGCGCCGTACGCGCCCGCCTATGGCGTGGGCCTCAACGCCTACGGCTATAACGCCTATCCGGCCTACCCGGGTTACGGTGGCGCAGCCTGCAGTCCTGGTTACAGCTGCGCCGCCGCTTACCCGGCTGGGCCTTCCCCGGCGCAGCCGGCCGCGGCCTCCGCCAACAACAACTTCGTGAACTTCGGCGTCGGGGACTTGAACGCGGTGCAAAGCCCGGGGATCCCACAGGGCAACTCCGGGGTGTCCACGCTGCACGGTATCCGAGCCTGGTAGGGAAGGAACCCGCCCGGGGAGCGCCCGACCAATCCCAACTCAAGGGAGGGGCACTGACtctcggggtggggtgggggtgcaccGAACTCGATCCTTGGTCCCTCCGAGTTCATATTCACTCCCGCCAAGGACTTGGGGCTTTTTTTTCCCGTCCAGTGCGCCATTCTCTCGGCACACAGGAGTTTGTGGCTGCGTTTACACAGCCTGCGGTGAGCAATCCCGCAGCCTGGTGCCTTAGCTGCCGCCAGGGGAGTTGTCCCCCTGAGCGCCTCCGGGCACCTCCGACGGGCCGAGCACCAGCCAAATAGGGCTGGGAGCGCGGGGCCTAAGATCCGGCCACCCTTCCCCTAGCTGGGCCCGGCGCCCGGTTCCTTGGCTACCTTGCCGCCGCCCACCCACCCACCCGTATTTATGTTTTTACCTGTTGCTGTAAGAAATAAGTCTCCCTTTCCCATTAAAGAGAGTGCGCTGACCCCACAGGTGTGCTTCTTTCAGCTCGCTGCGCTTCAGAAACTGAATTCTCCAGGGGAGAGGAAGCAGGGCCACGGGGTGGCAGGCACATTCACTGGGAAAAttaataagaagaagaaaaattaacccCTGCTGCACTCCACCATAGGCTCTCTCTGGGATTATCTCATGTAATCTTCAATAACCCAGAGAGCGGCCCTATTTTAAAGATCAGCAAAATGAGGCTTGCAGAAGTTTAATGACTTGCTTTTTGTGTAAATAGCCAGTACTGGCAGAGCTGAGGTTCCGGATCTGTCCCATTGCGAGATGGGGGCCTGCCCAGAGCTCTCAAACTCACCTCCTTGAACCTTACAACGTGCGAGGCACTGTTCCAGGCGCTACGCGTTAAAAAGAGAGCAAAGCAGAGCGATTGGAGTGCACAGTAACTCATTCGGTTTAAGAGAACGCCTTaggccattttacagatggggaaaccgagaaGCAAAATCATATGGAGctgcccaccccagcccagcGATTCTCCGGATCGAAGCCTGCCCGGGATCCCGCAGCCCACAGCAGAGGCTGGAACGCAGAGAAGTTTTCTGCGGGCCTGCTCTTCTCCAATTGGGACGAAGCCACATGCATTCACGTGGGCAGGGAAGCCCCTGCGCCCTAATCTTTCACCCGACGTCGTCTCCTGAAAGCATTTCACTGATTTCACCATTGTCCTGACCGACGAATTTTGTCGTACCAgtttcacagataagaaaaccGAGGCTTGGCAAAATCAAGCTAAAAACCCGCTCGCTGTGTGACTTGCTCGCTGCGCGTCTCGAGTTTTTTTCCGTCGTAAAATACGGATAACAGGGACGTCTCCTTCGGAGTCCAGGTCCCGCCAGTCCGCAGGAGCACGGGCCTGATCCCCAGCTCTGTGTCCCAGTTCCCAGGGTCAGGAGAAACTAACCGGCGCTTCTTTTAAACAGGACGAAAGCGGGAGGCAGCCAGGGCTTTGTGTTCCTGAGGTATATGGGTTTTCCCAAGATTTGGCCCGAGAAGCGCCCGCGGGGTGGAGTGGGACGTCGGGGCGTAGGGGCTCGGACTCCTGGGTGCAGCCAAAATGTTGATCCTAGTATTCAGGGACACAGTGGCTCGTTGAGTGTCCCTGGCGCCTGGGAAGAGTCGCCCGGCCAGGCCTGGCGCGACCAAGAGCGGATCTGCCGCTCGCCATGCAGGGCTGCCAGCGCCAGTACTGCAATACCTCTTGGTAAATACCTCCTCCCGGACCCACCCCTCCCGCTGCAGACGGGGAGATTCCAGGAGATTCTAAGTGCTACCTCTTGCCCGGAGCCGAGCAGGGCACTAAAGAGGGCGCGGCATAGGATATTGCAACCAGTGCGCAGAATCCACCATCGCCGGGTCTAGGTCAGGTGCCGGGATCGAATTCCCTCTCCTCTAAGGTCCAAGTCCGGCTGGCGAGGGGCACCGGGAGCTCAGCCCCGACCTTCGGCCTGCTGGACCTGTCACCCGGCCGCGAGCTTTTGCTATGCTCGCGTTCCCCGCTCGCACCCCGTCTGCGTGATGCGCGCCGCGGTCCCAGTTCACTGCGGAGGACACAGGCCTCGCCAGGCCACCAGACCCGTTCTTAAGCACGACGGCGCTCTCCTACCCGGCAGCTCCGGCCCGCAGCCATAGCAGACTACCTAATTCATGCAACCGCGACAATCCTACCCGGAAATCCCCCACATTCGCGCTCTGAATCAAATCGATGTACTTGTCCACGACCCTCTGGGGTCGTGCACGCTCGCGGGCCATTTTCGTCTTTTACTTATTTGCAGTCacattagaaatatttatttcaccTAAGGCTATACTGCGAGGATTTCTCCATGATACCTGCTTCTTTGCTTTTTATGCTCTCCCTTCAGGGACCAATGAAGGACCCCAGGGTGTCTCTGCGCCTTTGCGAGGGCGCTCATAAACCGGTAACCATAGCCTGCGGGCAGTACCCCGGGATAAATGCTTCGCAGGAATTCTCTAACCTAGCTCGTCTTTACCTCAACGGTCAAGGTCATACAGTTCATAAGCGAAGAGCTAGAAAACACACTCAGCATATACTGAAGCGGACGGAGCGGGGCGAGTATATGAAACCACAGCCCTCCACGTTGGGTATGGGTCTCTCCCGGCTACAGCGCCGAGCGAACCCCGCACTCTCACCAGCGGGGTGAGGATCTCAGGCCTCCTATCCGGGCTCATTACAGGGCCAAGTGTGGAGCGCGGAGTTCTGGGAAGCGGCACCGACGGCCCTCACCCAGCCCCAGGCTGAGGTTTTCACCCAAGGGTGTTGGGTTCGAGGTCCAGAGCTCCTGGAGCCGCGGCGGGATCAAAAGAATCCTGAACTAACGAGGCCTCGGGTTTACATAGCGACCCCCTCCTAAATTAAatctgtaatgttttttttttgtttgtttgtttgtttacttagcaTACAAATGACGCGTGCAAGGTGAGAAATTCAACCAGGAAAGAAACAAGAACGCCTCCGATGTACCAAAGTGCGCGGAGATAGGGGTGCTGTCGGCGCGGCAACCGCGTGCTCTGAGCGCTTGAAAAGCAAAATGGGTCctagttatttttaataaagtggAACAAGCACACCCCgcggttaaaaaaaaatcagaggtaAATAGTGACGTTCAAAAGAATAGAGAAGCAGCCCCTTAATCTAGGATGGGGTAGTTCCCTCTGCTCCGCACAGCCCCGTGCACCCGggatggcgggggtggggggctgtggggggaggagaggCAGTCTGGGGGTCCCCTCAGCCGGAGAGCGTGGTGGCGGCCCGGGCAGGCAGGCACAGGTTTTGCCAAATCAGAACGGTCCCCTCCTCTTATTTCGTTTAGAATTCTCCTTAAATCCACATCATGTTGTGAATTAAATACACGAATTTGAAAAGGACCCGCAAGGTTCGCCGCAGACTGCGGGAACTCCAGAAGCTCGGCCCGCTGCCCTGCCGGTCTCTGCTCTGAGCCCTGCTCTCTGCCTTGCCCAGTGCTCGCCACCCCCCCGCCCCTTTCTCCTCCCAAAAGCATTCCAAGCTCGTGCACCAAGCCCTGATGTGTGCAAGGTGATAGCCTCGCAGCACCCAGGTCAAGGTGACACCCCCACTAGATCCCTTGGAAAAAGGGGCATGTGACttggattcattcatttattcttcagtGTTTACCCGCGTACCAGGCTCTGTCCTGGACTCCAATTTACAACTGTGAACCcacttaatcctcataataaacCCTTGGGGTTGGTTgaggaaagagatgaaggatcCATCTTAGACCCATAGAGGAGtgatttgcccagggtcacatggCTGGTAAATGCTAGAGCTTGGTTTAAACCCAAGCAGTCTGCTTCCAGAGCTGGAGAGCAATGGGCCCTTTCATGCCCAGCTCAGGGCTTGGCAAAGAGTAGACACCAAGAAATTTGTGCTTGATTAGCCAACAATTCTTCAAAGCTTTCTATGAGCCAGGTCCAAAAGCCTATGAGGCAAGCATGGTTATTATTCCCTTTGagcaggggaggaaactgaggtagagAGACGTGACCTGCCCAAGATTGCACAGTCGGGAGGtgtggcatctgggattccttaGCCTACTCTGCTGCATCTCAGAGGGGAGTTTGCCAGAGAGAAAGGTGAGCAGTGACAGGCGGGTCACcaggagcagccaggagctgccGGCCCCGTCCCAA from Choloepus didactylus isolate mChoDid1 chromosome 13, mChoDid1.pri, whole genome shotgun sequence includes:
- the NKX2-5 gene encoding homeobox protein Nkx-2.5; this encodes MFPSPALTPTPFSVKDILNLEQQQRSLAAGELSARLEATLAPASCMLAAFKPEVYTGPEAAAPGLPELRAELGPAPSPAKCAPAFPAAPAFYSRAYGDPEPAKDPRADKKELCALQKTVELEKPDADSAERPRARRRRKPRVLFSQAQVYELERRFKQQRYLSAPERDQLASVLKLTSTQVKIWFQNRRYKCKRQRQDQTLELVGLPPPPPPPARRIAVPVLVRDGKPCLGDSAPYAPAYGVGLNAYGYNAYPAYPGYGGAACSPGYSCAAAYPAGPSPAQPAAASANNNFVNFGVGDLNAVQSPGIPQGNSGVSTLHGIRAW